CCACCGCGCCCTGGCCACCGGCAGGCAGACTGTCGTCGACGCTGATCGAGGAGCTGATGCGATCTTCGAAGCCCAGGCGAATCAGCCCGGCAGCCGCAAGAATGATTGCGTCGTACTCACCCGCATCCAGTTTGGCCAGGCGAGTGTTGACGTTGCCACGCAGGAAGCGGATCTGCAGGTCCGGTCGGCGGCTCAGCAACTGGGTCTGGCGGCGCAAGCTGGAAGTACCCACCACACTGCCCTGGGGCAGCGCCTCAAGACTGGCGTAGGTATTGGAAACAAACGCGTCGCGCGGGTCTTCGCGCTCGCAGATGCAATACAAGCCCAGTCCTTGCGGGAAGTCCATGGGTACGTCTTTCATGGAGTGCACAGCGATGTCGGCTTCGTTTTCAAGCAGCGCGGTTTCCAACTCCTTGACGAACAGGCCTTTGCCACCGATTTTCGACAGGGGCGAGTCCAGCAGCTTGTCGCCGCGACTGACCATGGGCACTAGCGTCACGATCAGGCCGGGGTGAGCCTGCTCCAGACGAGCCTTGACGTATTCGGCCTGCCACAAGGCCAGGGCACTTTTGCGGGTAGCGATGCGGATTTCGCGAGGGGACATGGATCAATCCGTACTGAATAGATACGGCGGATAATAACAGCTCAGCCAAATTCGCTTTGACTTGTATCAGGGGCAACGTGGCCTCCCTGGCCTGACATGCCCGGAAAAGGGATCTGAAAACCGCGTGCGGCTCGCGGTTTAAAGCTGCTGCATCATCTTGCGCACGCCAGCGACATGGCGCCGACTGACAATCAGCGCATCACCGTTCAGACCTTTGAGAAACAGCTGGAAATGCCCGAGCGGAGTCCGTTGCAGACGCTCGATTCGCTCGCGCGCCACCAGCGCATTGCGGTGGATACGCACGAAGCGGTCGCCGAACTCGTCCTCCAGCGCCTTGAGCGGCTCGTCGAGCAGGACCTCGCCACCTTCATGGCGCAAGGTCACATACTTGTGATCGGCAATGAAATAGACGACCTGTGCCAATGGAATCAGCTCAATACCTTTGCGGGTTCGAGCACTGATGTGACTGCGCGGCCCGCTGCCGCTTTCCGCTGCTGGCCGGGTCAGGGCCGCGAGTTGCACGCGATTGGGGCGCTCGGCCTTTTTCAGGGCTTCGAGCAGCAGCTCGGCACGGACCGGCTTGACCAGATAGCCCATTGCACTGGCTTGCAGGGCCTCAATGGGAAATTCTTCCTGGGCGGCGCAGAACACCACCGCTGGCGGGGCCTCTCGTTCGCACAGGCGAGCGGCCACTTGTAACCCGTCGAGGCCAGGCATGCGCACATCAAGCAGCACGATATCGGGCTTCAGGCTGTCGATCAGGGTCAACGCCTCTTCGCCGTTCGTGGCGCTGGGCTCCAGGACGTTGTATCCCTCGAGCTCACTGACCATACGGCTCAGGCGCTCGCGGGCTTGGGGTTCGTCATCAACGATCAGGACATTCATATTGCGCTGGATTCCTGCGTGAGTCTCGCACAAGGATAGCGTAGACAGGTAAAGTGACATCCGTCACCGCGATCCACGCTAAGACTAGCGCGAGCGCCGAAAAGTGCCGCACGTCGGACAGCAATATTTATCAGTGTCGGTGTGGCAGCGTGAAAACTCAGTCCTGGCGAGTCAGTACTGCAGGGAATGTTGATAGCCACCATGTACACCCCCGCTCTTCAACTGTCGGCCTGGAGTCGGGCCGGCGCGCACCTGAAACGCACAATCACGCGGCCCCTATCGTCCAACTGTAGACGTTCGCCGTGCCAACCGTCGGCAATTGACAAATATCGTTGCGCATTCTCGGCGACAGCCCGTGCTGCAGGGCCGCGCAAAACAGCAAAAACCTGCTGACCAGTGTCACCGAC
This region of Pseudomonas fluorescens genomic DNA includes:
- the hemC gene encoding hydroxymethylbilane synthase; this translates as MSPREIRIATRKSALALWQAEYVKARLEQAHPGLIVTLVPMVSRGDKLLDSPLSKIGGKGLFVKELETALLENEADIAVHSMKDVPMDFPQGLGLYCICEREDPRDAFVSNTYASLEALPQGSVVGTSSLRRQTQLLSRRPDLQIRFLRGNVNTRLAKLDAGEYDAIILAAAGLIRLGFEDRISSSISVDDSLPAGGQGAVGIECRSADSEIHALLAPLHHQDTATRVSAERALNKHLNGGCQVPIACYAVLEGEQVWLRGLVGDPNGTLLLNAEARAPRGDAEALGVKVAEDLLNQGADTILKAVYGEAGHE
- a CDS encoding LytR/AlgR family response regulator transcription factor: MNVLIVDDEPQARERLSRMVSELEGYNVLEPSATNGEEALTLIDSLKPDIVLLDVRMPGLDGLQVAARLCEREAPPAVVFCAAQEEFPIEALQASAMGYLVKPVRAELLLEALKKAERPNRVQLAALTRPAAESGSGPRSHISARTRKGIELIPLAQVVYFIADHKYVTLRHEGGEVLLDEPLKALEDEFGDRFVRIHRNALVARERIERLQRTPLGHFQLFLKGLNGDALIVSRRHVAGVRKMMQQL